A single Struthio camelus isolate bStrCam1 chromosome 6, bStrCam1.hap1, whole genome shotgun sequence DNA region contains:
- the COL6A2 gene encoding collagen alpha-2(VI) chain isoform X2, producing MFRQAFFSTLLCMALVPLHAQFEEDVGDFSPTSCAEKRDCPINVYFIIDTSESVALQTVPIQSLVDQIKRFIPVFIDKLENEVYQNQVSITWRFGGLHYSDVVEIYSPLTSSKDTYLSKLYAINYLGRGTFTDCAISNMTEQIQSQMAPGVNFAVVITDGHVTGSPCGGMKMQAERARDMGIKLFAVAPSENVYEQGLREIANLPHELYRNNYAITQKDTLDVDVNTTERIIQVMKHEAYGECYKMTCLEIAGPPGPKGYRGQKGAKGNMGEPGSPGLKGRQGDPGIEGPIGYPGPKGVPGLKGEKGEIGSDGRRGAAGVAGRNGTDGQKGKLGRIGPPGCKGDPGDKGPDGYPGDAGDQGQRGDEGAKGDPGRPGRSGPPGPPGEKGSPGLPGNAGAQGPPGSKGGRGEPGPPGPKGEPGRRGDPGTKGSKGSPGAKGERGDPGPEGPRGLPGEVGSKGARGDQGLPGPRGPSGAVGEPGNIGSRGDPGDLGPRGDAGPPGPKGDRGRPGFSYPGPRGLQGDKGEKGQLGPKGGRGELGPKGVQGTKGEKGEPGDPGPGGEPGPRGPPGEPGPEGIPGPPGDPGLTDCDVMTYVRETCGCCDCEKRCGALDIMFVIDSSESIGYTNFTLEKNFVVNVVSRLGSIAKDPKSETGARVGVVQYSHDGTFEAIKLDDERIDSLSSFKEAVKRLEWIAGGTWTPSALQFAYNKLIKESRREKAQVFAVVITDGRYDPRDDDQNLRALCGRDVLVNTIGIGDMFDQPEQSETLVSIACNEPQRVQKMRLFSDLVAEEFIDKMEDVLCPDPQIVCPELPCQTDGRNPGNVNPLIFRPMEEGVNIDFPSTIHSIAQFLNSTRETQDPSMYTQLVATLAYTAEKAKFATGNERQEWMDLFIDTFKMVHSEIVGDPETVLGLC from the exons ATGTTCCGACAAGcctttttttccactcttctttGTATGGCACTAGTTCCTCTCCACGCTCAGTTTGAGGAGGATGTTGGAGACTTCAGTCCTACCTCCTGTGCAG AAAAGAGGGACTGCCCCATCAATGTGTACTTCATCATTGACACTTCGGAGAGCGTTGCTCTGCAGACTGTGCCTATCCAGAGCCTTGTGGATCAAATAAAGCGGTTCATCCCTGTGTTTATCGATAAACTGGAGAATGAGGTCTACCAGAACCAAGTGTCCATCACTTGGAGGTTTGGAGGACTTCACTACTCAGATGTGGTGGAAATTTACAGCCCTTTAACAAGCAGCAAAGACACATACCTCAGCAAGCTGTATGCTATTAATTACCTTGGCCGGGGCACCTTCACAGACTGTGCTATCTCCAACATGACAGAGCAGATCCAGAGCCAGATGGCCCCTGGTGTGAACTTTGCAGTGGTCATCACAGATGGCCATGTAACTGGCAGTCCCTGCGGGGGAATGAAGATGCAAGCTGAGAGGGCACGAGACATGGGGATCAAGCTCTTTGCAGTGGCCCCCAGTGAGAATGTCTATGAGCAGGGACTGCGGGAGATTGCCAACCTGCCACATGAGCTTTATCGCAACAACTATGCCATCACGCAGAAAGACACCCTTGACGTCGACGTGAACACTACAGAGAGGATAATCCAAGTCATG AAACACGAAGCCTACGGAGAG tgCTACAAGATGACCTGCCTGGAAATTGCAGGTCCACCTGGTCCCAAGGGGTACCGAGGGCAGAAG gGTGCGAAAGGGAACATGGGTGAACCAGGCTCTCCTGGACTGAAGGGACGACAG GGTGACCCAGGTATTGAAGGTCCAATTGGATACCCTGGCCCCAAG GGTGTTCCAGgactgaaaggagaaaag ggcgAGATTGGATCTGATGGACGAAGG GGTGCTGCTGGCGTGGCAGGCCGGAACGGCACTGATGGACAGAAG GGCAAGCTGGGGAGAATTGGACCACCAGGCTGTAAGGGAGATCCTGGTGACAAG GGCCCTGACGGCTACCCAGGAGATGCAGGAGACCAAGGACAAAGGGGAGATGAAGGTGCAAAG GGAGATCCCGGCCGGCCTGGTCGCAGTGGACCTCCAGGACCTCCAGGGGAAAAAGGGAGCCCG GGTCTTCCAGGCAATGCTGGAGCTCAAGGACCTCCTGGGagcaagggaggaagaggtgAACCAGGACCTCCTGGACCCAAAGGAGAGCCT GGTCGACGTGGAGATCCAGGGACGAAAGGCAGTAAAGGGAGCCCTGGGGCCAAGGGTGAAAGG GGAGATCCTGGTCCAGAGGGTCCTCGTGGCCTGCCCGGAGAGGTTGGAAGCAAAGGAGCAAGG GGAGACCAAGGACTGCCGGGACCTCGAGGCCCTTCGGGTGCTGTGGGAGAGCCAGGCAATATA GGATCACGTGGGGATCCTGGTGACTTGGGCCCAAGAGGTGATGCAGGACCACCAGGACCAAAG GGTGACAGAGGCAGACCTGGTTTTAGCTATCCAGGCCCCAGAGGACTGCAG ggTGACAAGGGTGAGAAggggcagctgggaccaaag ggaggaagaggtgagCTTGGACCAAAAGGAGTGCAAGgcacaaaaggagagaaaggggaacCT gGTGATCCTGGCCCAGGAGGTGAGCCTGGACCCCGAGGCCCACCTGGTGAACCAGGCCCTGAG GGAATTCCCGGCCCACCAGGAGATCCTGGCCTAACT GACTGTGATGTGATGACCTATGTGAGAGAAACATGTGGATGCTGTG ACTGTGAGAAGCGCTGTGGTGCCCTGGATATTATGTTTGTCATAGACAGCTCGGAGAGTATTGGCTACACCAACTTCACCCTGGAGAAAAATTTCGTTGTCAATGTGGTCAGCCGGCTGGGCTCTATCGCCAAGGACCCCAAGTCAGAAACAG GTGCCCGAGTCGGAGTGGTGCAGTACAGTCATGACGGGACCTTTGAAGCAATCAAACTTGATGATGAACGCATAGATTCACTGTCGAGCTTCAAGGAAGCAGTGAAGCGTCTGGAGTGGATTGCTGGGGGCACCTGGACACCATCTGCTCTTCAATTTGCCTACAACAAGCTCATCAAGGAAAGCAGGCGAGAGAAAGCCCAAGTGTTTGCTGTGGTGATAACAGATGGGCGCTATGACCCTCGGGATGATGACCAGAACCTAAGGGCTCTTTGTGGTAGAGATGTGCTCGTCAACACCATTGGCATTGGGGACATGTTTGATCAGCCAGAACAGAGTGAGACCCTGGTCTCCATTGCTTGCAATGAACCCCAGCGAGTCCAGAAGATGAGGCTCTTCTCAGACCTGGTGGCGGAGGAATTCATTGACAAGATGGAGGATGTGCTCTGCCCAG atcCACAGATCGTCTGCCCCGAGCTGCCCTGTCAAACAG ATGGCAGGAACCCTGGGAACGTAAACCCACTTATTTTCCGCCCCATGGAAGAGGGAGTCAACATAGATTTCCCCAGCACCATACATTCGATCGCCCAGTTCCTAAACTCCACGCGGGAAACCCAGGACCCCAGCATGTACACCCAGCTGGTGGCCACTTTGGCCTATACCGCCGAAAAAGCCAAGTTTGCCACTGGAAATGAGCGGCAAGAGTGGATGGACCTGTTCATTGACACCTTCAAAATGGTGCACAGCGAGATTGTGGGGGACCCAGAAACTGTGCTAGGGCTTTGCTGA
- the COL6A2 gene encoding collagen alpha-2(VI) chain isoform X1, giving the protein MFRQAFFSTLLCMALVPLHAQFEEDVGDFSPTSCAEKRDCPINVYFIIDTSESVALQTVPIQSLVDQIKRFIPVFIDKLENEVYQNQVSITWRFGGLHYSDVVEIYSPLTSSKDTYLSKLYAINYLGRGTFTDCAISNMTEQIQSQMAPGVNFAVVITDGHVTGSPCGGMKMQAERARDMGIKLFAVAPSENVYEQGLREIANLPHELYRNNYAITQKDTLDVDVNTTERIIQVMKHEAYGECYKMTCLEIAGPPGPKGYRGQKGAKGNMGEPGSPGLKGRQGDPGIEGPIGYPGPKGVPGLKGEKGEIGSDGRRGAAGVAGRNGTDGQKGKLGRIGPPGCKGDPGDKGPDGYPGDAGDQGQRGDEGAKGDPGRPGRSGPPGPPGEKGSPGLPGNAGAQGPPGSKGGRGEPGPPGPKGEPGRRGDPGTKGSKGSPGAKGERGDPGPEGPRGLPGEVGSKGARGDQGLPGPRGPSGAVGEPGNIGSRGDPGDLGPRGDAGPPGPKGDRGRPGFSYPGPRGLQGDKGEKGQLGPKGGRGELGPKGVQGTKGEKGEPGDPGPGGEPGPRGPPGEPGPEGIPGPPGDPGLTDCDVMTYVRETCGCCDCEKRCGALDIMFVIDSSESIGYTNFTLEKNFVVNVVSRLGSIAKDPKSETGARVGVVQYSHDGTFEAIKLDDERIDSLSSFKEAVKRLEWIAGGTWTPSALQFAYNKLIKESRREKAQVFAVVITDGRYDPRDDDQNLRALCGRDVLVNTIGIGDMFDQPEQSETLVSIACNEPQRVQKMRLFSDLVAEEFIDKMEDVLCPDPQIVCPELPCQTELAVAQCTQRPVDVVFLLDGSERIGEQNFRKAHHFVEEVARQLTLARSDNDNMNARIALMQYGSEKEQDVVFPLTYNLTEISNALAQIKYLDSSSNIGSAIIHAINNIVRSPGDTQRVARRNAELSFVFITDGITGSQNLEEAIDSMKKQDVMPTVVALGSDVDMDVLLKLGLGDRAAIFREKDYTSLSQPGFFDRFIRWIC; this is encoded by the exons ATGTTCCGACAAGcctttttttccactcttctttGTATGGCACTAGTTCCTCTCCACGCTCAGTTTGAGGAGGATGTTGGAGACTTCAGTCCTACCTCCTGTGCAG AAAAGAGGGACTGCCCCATCAATGTGTACTTCATCATTGACACTTCGGAGAGCGTTGCTCTGCAGACTGTGCCTATCCAGAGCCTTGTGGATCAAATAAAGCGGTTCATCCCTGTGTTTATCGATAAACTGGAGAATGAGGTCTACCAGAACCAAGTGTCCATCACTTGGAGGTTTGGAGGACTTCACTACTCAGATGTGGTGGAAATTTACAGCCCTTTAACAAGCAGCAAAGACACATACCTCAGCAAGCTGTATGCTATTAATTACCTTGGCCGGGGCACCTTCACAGACTGTGCTATCTCCAACATGACAGAGCAGATCCAGAGCCAGATGGCCCCTGGTGTGAACTTTGCAGTGGTCATCACAGATGGCCATGTAACTGGCAGTCCCTGCGGGGGAATGAAGATGCAAGCTGAGAGGGCACGAGACATGGGGATCAAGCTCTTTGCAGTGGCCCCCAGTGAGAATGTCTATGAGCAGGGACTGCGGGAGATTGCCAACCTGCCACATGAGCTTTATCGCAACAACTATGCCATCACGCAGAAAGACACCCTTGACGTCGACGTGAACACTACAGAGAGGATAATCCAAGTCATG AAACACGAAGCCTACGGAGAG tgCTACAAGATGACCTGCCTGGAAATTGCAGGTCCACCTGGTCCCAAGGGGTACCGAGGGCAGAAG gGTGCGAAAGGGAACATGGGTGAACCAGGCTCTCCTGGACTGAAGGGACGACAG GGTGACCCAGGTATTGAAGGTCCAATTGGATACCCTGGCCCCAAG GGTGTTCCAGgactgaaaggagaaaag ggcgAGATTGGATCTGATGGACGAAGG GGTGCTGCTGGCGTGGCAGGCCGGAACGGCACTGATGGACAGAAG GGCAAGCTGGGGAGAATTGGACCACCAGGCTGTAAGGGAGATCCTGGTGACAAG GGCCCTGACGGCTACCCAGGAGATGCAGGAGACCAAGGACAAAGGGGAGATGAAGGTGCAAAG GGAGATCCCGGCCGGCCTGGTCGCAGTGGACCTCCAGGACCTCCAGGGGAAAAAGGGAGCCCG GGTCTTCCAGGCAATGCTGGAGCTCAAGGACCTCCTGGGagcaagggaggaagaggtgAACCAGGACCTCCTGGACCCAAAGGAGAGCCT GGTCGACGTGGAGATCCAGGGACGAAAGGCAGTAAAGGGAGCCCTGGGGCCAAGGGTGAAAGG GGAGATCCTGGTCCAGAGGGTCCTCGTGGCCTGCCCGGAGAGGTTGGAAGCAAAGGAGCAAGG GGAGACCAAGGACTGCCGGGACCTCGAGGCCCTTCGGGTGCTGTGGGAGAGCCAGGCAATATA GGATCACGTGGGGATCCTGGTGACTTGGGCCCAAGAGGTGATGCAGGACCACCAGGACCAAAG GGTGACAGAGGCAGACCTGGTTTTAGCTATCCAGGCCCCAGAGGACTGCAG ggTGACAAGGGTGAGAAggggcagctgggaccaaag ggaggaagaggtgagCTTGGACCAAAAGGAGTGCAAGgcacaaaaggagagaaaggggaacCT gGTGATCCTGGCCCAGGAGGTGAGCCTGGACCCCGAGGCCCACCTGGTGAACCAGGCCCTGAG GGAATTCCCGGCCCACCAGGAGATCCTGGCCTAACT GACTGTGATGTGATGACCTATGTGAGAGAAACATGTGGATGCTGTG ACTGTGAGAAGCGCTGTGGTGCCCTGGATATTATGTTTGTCATAGACAGCTCGGAGAGTATTGGCTACACCAACTTCACCCTGGAGAAAAATTTCGTTGTCAATGTGGTCAGCCGGCTGGGCTCTATCGCCAAGGACCCCAAGTCAGAAACAG GTGCCCGAGTCGGAGTGGTGCAGTACAGTCATGACGGGACCTTTGAAGCAATCAAACTTGATGATGAACGCATAGATTCACTGTCGAGCTTCAAGGAAGCAGTGAAGCGTCTGGAGTGGATTGCTGGGGGCACCTGGACACCATCTGCTCTTCAATTTGCCTACAACAAGCTCATCAAGGAAAGCAGGCGAGAGAAAGCCCAAGTGTTTGCTGTGGTGATAACAGATGGGCGCTATGACCCTCGGGATGATGACCAGAACCTAAGGGCTCTTTGTGGTAGAGATGTGCTCGTCAACACCATTGGCATTGGGGACATGTTTGATCAGCCAGAACAGAGTGAGACCCTGGTCTCCATTGCTTGCAATGAACCCCAGCGAGTCCAGAAGATGAGGCTCTTCTCAGACCTGGTGGCGGAGGAATTCATTGACAAGATGGAGGATGTGCTCTGCCCAG atcCACAGATCGTCTGCCCCGAGCTGCCCTGTCAAACAG agCTTGCAGTGGCCCAGTGCACACAGCGCCCCGTTGATGTTGTCTTCTTGCTCGATGGCTCTGAGAGGATTGGGGAGCAGAATTTCCGGAAGGCCCACCACTTTGTGGAGGAGGTAGCCCGACAGCTCACACTGGCCAGAAGCGACAATGACAACATGAATGCTCGGATTGCCCTTATGCAGTATGGCAGTGAGAAAGAGCAGGATGTGGTCTTCCCACTGACGTACAACCTGACTGAAATCTCCAATGCCCTGGCGCAGATCAAGTATCTGGATTCATCCTCCAACATTGGGTCAGCTATCATTCATGCCATCAATAACATTGTGCGCAGCCCTGGGGATACGCAACGAGTCGCCCGGCGCAATGCTGAGCTCTCCTTTGTCTTCATCACTGATGGCATCACAGGAAGCCAGAACCTTGAGGAGGCCATTGACTCCATGAAGAAGCAGGATGTCATGCCCACAGTAGTGGCTCTTGGGAGTGACGTAGACATGG